A single Cyprinus carpio isolate SPL01 chromosome A6, ASM1834038v1, whole genome shotgun sequence DNA region contains:
- the LOC109060098 gene encoding transmembrane protein 237B-like, with translation MDTEAKVPSIRRRDLPPIPQAQRRGPRALPSMPSQDTAEEIPAPKSRKKKPKRDVESVDEPDDGGMEMGGLTSRRQSECQEPLTPEPVENPPQRRKKKKKAQAIDMEGDQTDLVSNGDMVDQNVDEEVTRRPKKRKVKPKVTETQSNNELDIEDDDIITDPQEPVSQHSLFSAPQGQSQPVGKVFVERSRRFQAAERVDQWKASAPMEQSFMDIRSVWTTRDVSLRVHSGFRVIGLFSHGLLAGYAVWNIIVVYVLAGEQMSTLSNLLQQYHTLAYPAQSLLYLLLALSTVSAFDRLNLAKAATAMRSLVTLSPVALASFLYFSALVLSLSQQMTSDRINLYNQYSGYNVTLWQPGSEHTILHPWITVNLVVTLPDINSENIFKFLMSMEMEYPKAEEKGNITA, from the exons ATGGATACGGAAGCAAAG GTTCCCAGCATAAGGAGAAGAGATCTCCCTCCGATTCCTCAAGCACAGAGA CGGGGACCACGAGCACTGCCATCTATGCCAAG tcaggacACAGCAG AGGAGATTCCTGCTCCAAAGAGTAGGAAAAAGAAGCCCAAGAGGGATGTGGAGAGTGTGGATGAACCTGACG ATGGTGGAATGGAAATGGGAGGGCTTACCAGTCGCAGACAATCCGAATGTCAGGAACCTTTGACCCCAGAACCTGTGGAGAATCCGCCACAAaggaggaaaaagaagaagaaagcccAAGCCATTG ATATGGAGGGAGATCAGACAGACCTGGTGTCAAATGGAGATATGGTGGATCAGAATGTCGACGAAGAGGTGACGCGCAGACCAAAAAAGAGGAA AGTGAAACCTAAAGTCACAGAAACACAGTCCAACAATGAACTAGACATAGAggatgatgacatcatcacagaCCCCCAGGAGCCTGTGTCCCAGCATTCCTTGTTCTCTGCTCCCCAAGGGCAGAGCCAGCCTGTGGGAAAGGTGTTTGTGGAGAGGAGCC GTCGTTTTCAAGCAGCCGAGAGGGTGGACCAGTGGAAGGCCAGTGCCCCGATGGAGCAGAGCTTTATGGACATCCGCTCAGTGTGGACCACTAGAGATGTCTCCTTGAGAGTCCACAGTGGCTTCAG GGTGATCGGCCTGTTTTCTCATGGCTTGCTGGCTGGTTATGCTGTGTGGAATATCATTGTGGTCTATGTTTTGGCTGGGGAACAGATGAGCACTCTGTCCAACCTGCTGCAGCAGTATCACACTCTGGCCTACCCCGCACAGTCCCTGCTCTACCTGCTGCTGGCCCTCAGCACAGTTTCTGCCTTCGACAG GTTGAATCTTGCCAAAGCTGCTACAGCCATGAGGAGTTTAGTGACTCTCAGTCCGGTGGCGCTTGCCTCGTTCT tgtacTTTTCTGCCCTTGTTTTATCATTAAGCCAGCAGATGACGAGTGATCGGATCAATCTCTATAATCAGTACTCTGGCTATAATGTGACACTCTG GCAGCCGGGCTCAGAGCACACCATCCTTCACCCCTGGATCACAGTAAACCTGGTGGTCACTTTGCCAGATATTAATTCTGAAAACATCTTCa AGTTTTTAATGTCGATGGAAATGGAATATCCAAAAGCAGAAGAGAAGGGAAACATCACTGCATAA